In Pseudomonas sp. ADAK18, a single window of DNA contains:
- a CDS encoding substrate-binding domain-containing protein translates to MFKKTVRTLAVAVALSSLSALASAEEVKIGFLVKQAEEPWFQTEWAFAEKAGKDHGFTVIKIAVPDGEKTLSAIDTLAANGAKGFVICPPDVSLGPAIMAKAKLNNLKVLAVDDRFVDAKGKPMEDVPYVGLDAYKIGQKQGEAMATEAKHRNWDWKETYAVINTFDELETGKKRTDGSVEGLKAAGLPADHILFSAQKTLDVPGSMDSTNSALVKLPSGAKNLIIGGMNDSTVLGGVRATESAGFKAANVIGVGINGTDAIEELKKSDTGFYGSMLLSPDASGYKTATAMFEWVTKGTEPAKFTALDNVTLITRANFKEELSKIGLWK, encoded by the coding sequence ATGTTCAAGAAGACAGTGCGGACTTTGGCGGTAGCCGTGGCACTCAGCAGTCTCAGCGCCCTTGCATCTGCCGAAGAAGTAAAGATTGGCTTCCTGGTCAAGCAAGCCGAAGAGCCCTGGTTCCAGACCGAATGGGCCTTCGCCGAAAAGGCCGGTAAGGACCATGGCTTCACCGTGATCAAGATTGCCGTGCCCGACGGCGAGAAAACCCTCTCAGCCATCGACACCCTCGCCGCCAACGGTGCCAAAGGCTTCGTGATCTGCCCGCCGGACGTGTCCCTGGGCCCTGCGATCATGGCCAAGGCCAAGCTCAACAATCTCAAGGTGCTGGCGGTGGATGACCGCTTTGTCGACGCCAAGGGCAAGCCCATGGAAGACGTACCTTACGTTGGCCTCGACGCCTACAAGATCGGCCAGAAACAAGGCGAGGCCATGGCCACCGAAGCCAAGCATCGTAACTGGGACTGGAAGGAAACCTACGCCGTCATCAACACCTTTGACGAGCTGGAAACCGGCAAGAAACGCACCGACGGTTCGGTAGAAGGCCTCAAGGCCGCCGGCCTGCCGGCTGACCATATCCTGTTCAGCGCGCAGAAAACCCTCGACGTCCCAGGGTCAATGGACTCCACCAACTCGGCCTTGGTGAAACTGCCCAGCGGCGCGAAAAACCTGATCATCGGCGGCATGAACGACAGCACCGTGCTGGGCGGCGTACGCGCCACCGAAAGCGCCGGCTTCAAGGCTGCCAACGTGATCGGCGTGGGCATCAATGGCACTGACGCCATTGAAGAGCTTAAAAAATCTGATACCGGCTTCTACGGCTCGATGCTTCTGAGTCCCGACGCGTCCGGCTATAAAACCGCCACCGCAATGTTTGAGTGGGTTACCAAAGGCACCGAGCCGGCCAAGTTCACCGCATTGGATAACGTGACCTTGATCACCCGCGCCAACTTCAAGGAAGAGTTGAGCAAGATCGGTCTGTGGAAATGA
- a CDS encoding PfkB family carbohydrate kinase: MSRLIHSGQVIVDLVMSLDTLPATGGDVLAKSASFEAGGGFNVMAAARRNGLPVVYLGRHGKGRFGDLARAAMQAEGIEMALAASDTKDTGLCVSLTEATTERTFISHIGAEGELSAEDLATAVPRADDYVYVSGYSLLLEGKCQALIDWLLALPRQITVVFDPGPLVKAPDSALMVDLLPRIDIWTSNGPEALAFTGAGDIVEALLKLNDHLPAHALLVVRDGPNGCWVSRNGQPEHVPGFKVQAVDSNGAGDAHAGVFIAGLANGLAPSVAARRANAAAALAVTRWGPATSPGTVEVDALLAQA, encoded by the coding sequence ATGTCTAGATTGATTCACAGCGGCCAGGTCATCGTCGACCTGGTCATGTCCCTCGATACCTTGCCGGCAACCGGCGGCGATGTATTGGCCAAGTCCGCCAGTTTCGAGGCCGGCGGTGGCTTCAATGTGATGGCCGCAGCTCGGCGCAATGGCTTGCCGGTGGTCTATCTGGGGCGACACGGTAAGGGGCGTTTCGGCGACCTGGCGCGTGCGGCGATGCAGGCTGAAGGCATTGAAATGGCCCTGGCTGCCAGTGACACCAAGGACACCGGCCTGTGCGTCTCGCTGACCGAGGCCACCACCGAACGCACCTTCATCTCCCATATCGGTGCTGAAGGTGAGCTGAGTGCCGAAGACTTGGCCACCGCTGTGCCCCGTGCCGACGATTATGTGTACGTCAGTGGCTACAGCTTGCTGCTGGAGGGCAAGTGCCAGGCCTTGATCGATTGGTTGCTGGCCTTGCCACGCCAGATCACGGTGGTGTTCGATCCGGGCCCGCTGGTCAAGGCGCCCGACTCTGCGTTGATGGTCGACTTGTTGCCACGCATCGATATCTGGACCAGCAACGGTCCGGAGGCCCTGGCTTTTACTGGTGCGGGAGACATCGTCGAAGCGCTGCTCAAACTCAATGATCATCTACCTGCCCATGCGTTGCTGGTGGTGCGGGATGGCCCGAACGGTTGCTGGGTCAGCCGCAACGGCCAGCCGGAGCATGTACCGGGGTTCAAGGTGCAGGCAGTGGATAGCAACGGTGCAGGCGATGCCCATGCCGGTGTGTTTATCGCCGGTTTGGCCAACGGTCTGGCGCCGAGCGTCGCGGCCCGGCGCGCGAATGCGGCTGCTGCGTTGGCGGTCACCCGCTGGGGACCGGCGACGTCACCGGGCACCGTTGAAGTGGATGCGTTGTTGGCGCAGGCCTGA
- a CDS encoding termination factor Rho, with product MPRGSKAKYTAEQKRKAAHIEDSYEHKGLSKEEAEARAWATVNKQSGGGEKAGGSGQRKSPVKKAKDRHESAKRAAATREGHPRNSRASLGTQTKESLMKEARAKAIPGRSTMRKDQLIEALRKAG from the coding sequence ATGCCTCGTGGAAGCAAAGCCAAATACACCGCCGAACAGAAACGCAAAGCCGCGCATATCGAAGACAGTTATGAGCACAAAGGGCTTTCCAAGGAGGAAGCCGAAGCCCGGGCCTGGGCCACCGTCAACAAGCAGTCCGGCGGTGGTGAAAAGGCCGGCGGCTCGGGACAACGCAAGTCGCCGGTGAAAAAAGCCAAGGACCGCCATGAGTCGGCCAAGCGGGCGGCGGCGACACGCGAAGGACATCCCCGCAACAGCCGCGCCTCGCTCGGGACACAGACCAAGGAAAGTCTGATGAAGGAAGCGCGAGCCAAGGCTATTCCTGGGCGCTCGACGATGCGTAAAGATCAGTTGATTGAAGCACTGAGAAAGGCGGGTTGA
- a CDS encoding bifunctional 2-polyprenyl-6-hydroxyphenol methylase/3-demethylubiquinol 3-O-methyltransferase UbiG, protein MTQNIYDTPAFFEGYSKMNRSVEGLSGAPEWPALQALLPPMAGLQVVDLGCGYGWFSRWAQEQGAEQVVGLDVSQKMLARATEMTSLPAITYAIADLEQLDLPAATFDLAYSSLAFHYIVDLKGLFARIHEALVPGGRLVFSIEHPIFMAPREPGWLIDDQGRKSWPVNGYQQEGPRVTNWLAKGVIKQHRTLGTLLNLLIQAGFTLNHVEEWGPSEADLKARPELAEEQERPMMLLVAAQRSLA, encoded by the coding sequence ATGACCCAGAACATCTACGACACCCCGGCCTTTTTCGAGGGCTACAGCAAGATGAACCGCTCGGTAGAAGGCCTCTCCGGCGCTCCTGAGTGGCCCGCCTTGCAGGCATTGCTGCCACCCATGGCTGGCTTGCAGGTGGTGGATCTGGGGTGCGGCTACGGCTGGTTCAGTCGCTGGGCGCAAGAGCAGGGTGCCGAACAGGTAGTGGGATTGGACGTCTCGCAAAAGATGCTGGCGCGAGCCACCGAGATGACTTCATTGCCCGCGATTACCTATGCGATTGCCGACCTTGAACAGCTGGATCTGCCTGCCGCCACTTTCGACCTGGCCTACAGCTCGCTGGCTTTCCATTACATCGTCGACCTCAAAGGCTTGTTCGCTCGCATCCATGAAGCGTTGGTTCCTGGTGGCCGGTTGGTGTTTTCCATCGAGCACCCGATCTTCATGGCGCCTCGTGAGCCGGGTTGGCTGATTGACGATCAAGGCCGCAAGAGCTGGCCGGTGAACGGCTATCAGCAGGAAGGGCCCCGGGTCACAAACTGGCTGGCGAAGGGTGTGATCAAGCAACACCGCACCTTGGGTACCTTGCTCAATCTGTTGATCCAGGCAGGCTTTACCTTGAATCATGTCGAGGAGTGGGGCCCGAGTGAGGCGGACCTGAAGGCCCGCCCCGAGTTGGCGGAAGAGCAGGAGCGGCCGATGATGTTGTTGGTGGCTGCTCAACGTTCGCTGGCATAA
- a CDS encoding IclR family transcriptional regulator codes for MQENAHIPVKDTAPTGTQTLLRGLGVVQAVAAGARDLKEIAKRIGTTRSTTHRLASCLVEERYLRVVPQVGYLLGPKLIELGFQAREELPLVTLAVPYLDELSALTGDTIHLAIREFDDVLYLHKNPGRNGPEMRSRVGHRMPLARTGIGKALLLDDTMEEWQRLYQVSLPAGGKNLQWPQHPEQSWAQFEQRMQEYVAGGYAFDLEDNEPSIRCVAAPVRDASRRIVAGISIASTVPYMPLEKMAELIPVVKQVAARLSAELGAKA; via the coding sequence ATGCAGGAAAACGCCCACATTCCCGTCAAAGACACCGCCCCCACCGGCACCCAGACCCTGCTGCGTGGCTTGGGCGTGGTGCAAGCGGTGGCGGCCGGCGCGCGGGATCTCAAGGAGATTGCCAAGCGCATCGGTACTACCCGCAGCACCACTCACCGCCTGGCCAGTTGCCTGGTGGAAGAGCGTTACCTGCGCGTGGTGCCACAGGTCGGCTACCTGTTGGGCCCGAAGCTGATCGAACTGGGCTTCCAGGCCCGTGAAGAACTGCCTCTGGTGACGTTGGCCGTTCCGTATCTGGACGAGTTGTCGGCATTGACCGGCGACACCATCCACCTGGCCATTCGTGAATTCGACGACGTGCTCTACCTGCACAAGAACCCCGGCCGCAACGGCCCGGAAATGCGCTCGCGGGTCGGCCATCGCATGCCGCTGGCGCGCACCGGGATCGGCAAGGCTTTGCTGCTGGATGACACGATGGAAGAGTGGCAGCGTTTGTATCAGGTCAGCTTGCCGGCTGGCGGGAAAAACCTGCAGTGGCCGCAGCACCCGGAACAATCCTGGGCGCAGTTCGAGCAGCGCATGCAAGAGTATGTGGCGGGCGGTTATGCGTTCGACCTGGAAGACAACGAACCGTCGATCCGCTGCGTGGCGGCACCGGTGCGCGATGCCAGCCGGAGGATTGTCGCCGGCATCAGCATCGCCAGTACCGTGCCCTACATGCCACTGGAAAAAATGGCCGAGCTGATTCCCGTGGTCAAACAGGTTGCAGCCAGGCTTTCAGCGGAGTTGGGCGCGAAGGCCTGA
- the araH gene encoding L-arabinose ABC transporter permease AraH — MSQVKTARSFWPGFNQRKFLDDWVMLLAALSIFVLSAVFIDNFLSPLNMRGLGLAISTVGIAACTMLFCLASGHFDLSVGSVIACSGVVAGIVIRDTDSVVLGVSAALAMGLVVGLINGIVIAKLRINALIATLATMQIVRGLAYIFSNGKAVGVMDEGFFVFGNGQLFGVPVPIVITVLCFVFFGWLLNYTTYGRNTMAIGGNQEAALLAGVNVDRTKIIIFAVHGVIGALAGVILASRMTSGQPMIGQGFELTVISACVLGGVSLSGGIGMIRHVIAGVLILAIIENAMNLKNIDTFYQYVIRGSILLLAVIIDRMKQR, encoded by the coding sequence ATGTCACAGGTAAAAACCGCGAGAAGCTTCTGGCCGGGTTTCAACCAGCGCAAGTTTCTCGACGATTGGGTCATGCTGTTAGCGGCCTTGAGCATCTTTGTGCTCAGCGCCGTGTTTATCGACAACTTCCTCTCGCCGCTGAACATGCGCGGCCTGGGCCTGGCGATTTCTACCGTCGGGATTGCCGCTTGCACCATGTTGTTTTGCCTGGCGTCGGGGCACTTTGACTTGTCGGTGGGCTCGGTGATTGCCTGCTCGGGCGTGGTGGCGGGGATCGTGATTCGCGACACCGACAGTGTTGTTCTTGGCGTGTCGGCGGCATTGGCCATGGGCCTGGTGGTGGGGCTGATCAACGGCATCGTCATCGCCAAGCTGCGGATCAACGCATTGATTGCGACCTTGGCGACGATGCAGATCGTCCGGGGGCTGGCGTACATTTTCTCCAACGGCAAGGCGGTTGGGGTGATGGATGAAGGCTTCTTCGTGTTCGGTAACGGCCAACTGTTTGGCGTGCCGGTGCCGATTGTCATCACTGTGCTGTGCTTTGTATTTTTCGGCTGGCTGCTGAATTACACCACCTACGGGCGCAACACCATGGCCATCGGTGGTAATCAGGAAGCGGCGCTGTTGGCCGGGGTGAACGTTGATCGGACCAAGATCATCATTTTTGCCGTACACGGTGTGATCGGGGCGTTGGCGGGCGTGATCCTGGCATCGCGGATGACCTCGGGGCAGCCGATGATTGGCCAGGGTTTTGAGCTGACGGTGATCTCTGCGTGCGTATTGGGCGGTGTGTCATTGAGCGGTGGCATTGGCATGATTCGGCATGTGATTGCCGGGGTGCTGATCCTGGCGATCATCGAGAACGCGATGAATCTGAAGAACATCGACACCTTCTACCAATACGTGATTCGTGGCTCGATCCTGTTGTTGGCGGTGATTATCGACAGGATGAAACAACGCTGA
- a CDS encoding SDR family oxidoreductase: MQPQPLSLPAVPEPTYGERLKNKVVIITGAAQGIGEAIVACFQAQQARLVIGDIQGEKVEAVAAHWRERGAQIYAQPVDITSKDQWRALVDVAIERFGRVDVLINCAGVNVFRDPLEMTDEDWRRCFAIDLDGAWFGCRTVLPHMIEQGIGNIINIASTHSSHIIPGCFPYPVAKHGLLGLTRALGIEYAPKGIRVNAIAPGYIETQLNVDYWNGFPDPHAERQRAFDLHPPKRIGQPIEVAMTALFLATDEAPFINATCLMIDGGRSVMYHD; encoded by the coding sequence ATGCAGCCTCAACCGTTGTCGTTACCCGCCGTGCCCGAGCCAACGTATGGCGAGCGGCTGAAAAACAAAGTGGTGATCATCACTGGCGCCGCCCAGGGCATCGGCGAGGCCATCGTCGCGTGCTTCCAGGCGCAACAGGCGCGCCTGGTGATCGGTGATATCCAGGGCGAGAAGGTCGAGGCGGTCGCCGCCCATTGGCGTGAACGCGGTGCCCAGATCTACGCGCAGCCAGTCGACATCACCTCCAAGGACCAATGGCGCGCCCTGGTGGATGTCGCCATCGAGCGTTTTGGCCGCGTCGATGTGCTGATCAATTGCGCGGGCGTCAACGTGTTCCGCGACCCGCTGGAGATGACCGACGAAGATTGGCGCCGTTGCTTCGCCATCGACCTGGATGGCGCCTGGTTCGGCTGCCGTACCGTATTGCCGCATATGATCGAGCAGGGCATCGGCAACATCATCAACATTGCCTCGACCCATTCCAGCCACATCATTCCCGGCTGCTTTCCCTATCCGGTGGCCAAGCACGGCTTGCTCGGCCTGACCCGCGCCCTGGGCATCGAATACGCACCCAAGGGCATCCGCGTGAATGCCATTGCGCCGGGCTATATCGAAACCCAGCTCAACGTCGACTACTGGAACGGTTTCCCCGATCCCCATGCCGAACGCCAGCGCGCCTTCGACCTGCACCCGCCCAAGCGCATCGGCCAGCCCATTGAAGTGGCAATGACCGCGTTGTTTCTGGCCACCGATGAAGCGCCCTTTATCAATGCCACCTGCCTGATGATCGATGGCGGGCGGTCGGTGATGTACCACGACTAA
- a CDS encoding GNAT family N-acetyltransferase — protein MTIEIRPAVPSDAAQILTFITELADYEKARHEVIASVVDIERSLFSEGATAHGLICLRDGLPIGFAVFFFSYSTWLGSNCLYLEDLYINPEQRGGGAGKKLLRHLAKIAFDNGCGRFEWSVLDWNEPAIAFYKSIGAQPQEEWVRYRMEGDALREFAQG, from the coding sequence ATGACCATCGAGATTCGCCCCGCCGTGCCCAGCGATGCTGCGCAGATCCTGACCTTTATCACGGAGCTGGCCGACTACGAGAAAGCCCGCCACGAAGTGATCGCCAGTGTGGTGGACATCGAGCGCAGCCTGTTCAGCGAAGGCGCCACCGCCCACGGTCTGATCTGTCTGCGGGACGGTTTGCCGATTGGTTTTGCGGTGTTCTTTTTCAGCTATTCCACCTGGCTGGGCAGTAACTGCCTGTACCTGGAAGACCTCTACATCAACCCGGAACAGCGGGGCGGCGGGGCGGGCAAGAAGTTGCTGCGGCACCTGGCGAAAATCGCCTTCGACAACGGCTGTGGGCGCTTCGAGTGGAGCGTGCTGGACTGGAACGAACCGGCCATTGCCTTCTATAAATCCATCGGCGCTCAGCCTCAGGAAGAGTGGGTACGCTACCGGATGGAAGGCGACGCACTGCGCGAATTTGCCCAAGGCTGA
- a CDS encoding HD domain-containing protein, with protein sequence MPFSPLSALADTLLPHALEPSEDGAHDLSHLQRVWHNARSIQAEEGGDLEVLLAAVLLHDCVAVEKNSPLRSKASALAATKARKVLQALDWQPARIAAVTHAIETHSFSAGLTPNSLEARIVQDADRLDSLGMIGVARTFYTAGRMGSALYDPADPTALNRDYDDKRFCLDHFQTKLLHLADGFQTATGQHMAQVRHQRLKGFMDTFIEEIGAQ encoded by the coding sequence ATGCCCTTCTCTCCCTTGTCTGCCCTTGCCGATACCTTATTGCCTCACGCTCTGGAACCTTCAGAAGATGGCGCCCACGACCTGTCCCATTTGCAGCGGGTGTGGCACAACGCGCGCTCGATTCAAGCCGAGGAAGGCGGTGACCTTGAGGTGCTGCTAGCGGCGGTATTGCTGCATGACTGCGTGGCGGTGGAAAAGAACTCACCCTTGCGCTCGAAAGCTTCCGCGCTGGCCGCGACTAAGGCCAGGAAGGTTTTGCAGGCTCTGGATTGGCAGCCAGCCCGTATCGCCGCCGTCACCCATGCCATCGAGACTCACAGTTTTTCTGCGGGGCTTACACCCAACTCCCTGGAAGCCAGGATCGTTCAGGACGCCGACCGCCTCGACTCCCTGGGCATGATCGGCGTGGCCCGCACGTTCTATACCGCCGGGCGCATGGGCAGCGCATTGTATGACCCGGCTGATCCTACTGCCCTGAATCGGGACTATGACGACAAGCGCTTTTGCCTTGATCACTTCCAGACCAAGCTGCTGCACCTGGCCGATGGTTTCCAAACCGCGACGGGACAACATATGGCGCAGGTTCGCCATCAGCGACTGAAGGGATTCATGGACACTTTCATTGAAGAGATCGGCGCCCAATAA
- a CDS encoding MFS transporter, with protein MRSTPPVGGKLFALFCLASYLLSLSYGSTFLLSLLIHARGGNEHDAGSVISMAMLSTFGAVMVSGHLSDALGAARSIACLGVLLVVACLGFALAPGFGESLMLFGLSLGLGWGVFYTLGPIIVAMLVEPTQRAKYFALLSGSMMTGIGSGPLLGRAANAFDLPLTAAFYIAALASLAGVVMFWRLGAQLQQRPNLLGVAAVSKISWPATRQVLSSKAVFAIIMVGLGGCVFGGLSSFQTSYAATHSLDYSLFFLGFMSAAITSRLLIASIVVKRDPYWAACVLSGVMLVSILMFGFLVNDSFSYLLAAITLGVGYGLTYSVINGLAANEAPAGTTSQALLLFSLSYFIGVFGFPLLAGKVIVEYGMPTLLMSVVAVASFNWLITVGRLIWRRVSPHKILQAA; from the coding sequence ATGCGCTCCACTCCACCGGTTGGCGGAAAACTATTCGCCCTGTTCTGCCTTGCCAGTTACCTGCTGTCGCTGTCGTACGGCTCGACCTTTCTGCTGTCGCTGCTGATTCACGCCCGAGGTGGCAATGAGCATGACGCCGGGAGCGTGATCTCGATGGCGATGCTCAGTACGTTCGGCGCGGTCATGGTGTCCGGGCATTTATCGGACGCCTTGGGCGCAGCGCGGTCCATCGCCTGCCTGGGTGTCTTGCTGGTGGTGGCCTGCCTGGGCTTTGCCCTGGCACCCGGTTTTGGCGAAAGCTTGATGCTCTTCGGTTTATCCTTGGGGCTGGGCTGGGGTGTGTTTTACACGTTGGGCCCGATCATCGTGGCGATGCTGGTGGAACCCACGCAGCGCGCCAAATACTTTGCCCTGCTGTCGGGCAGCATGATGACCGGCATAGGCTCGGGGCCGCTGCTGGGGCGCGCGGCGAATGCCTTCGATCTGCCGTTGACTGCAGCGTTCTACATCGCGGCACTGGCGAGCCTGGCAGGCGTGGTGATGTTCTGGCGATTGGGTGCGCAGCTCCAGCAGCGCCCCAACCTGCTAGGCGTCGCCGCCGTGTCGAAAATCTCCTGGCCCGCGACACGCCAGGTGCTGTCCTCCAAAGCGGTGTTCGCCATCATCATGGTGGGCCTGGGCGGTTGCGTGTTTGGTGGCTTGTCGTCGTTTCAAACCAGCTATGCGGCGACTCACTCGCTGGACTATTCGTTGTTCTTCCTGGGGTTCATGAGTGCGGCCATCACCAGCCGCCTGTTGATCGCCAGCATCGTGGTCAAGCGTGATCCCTATTGGGCTGCGTGTGTCTTGTCTGGGGTGATGTTGGTGTCGATCCTGATGTTCGGCTTCCTGGTCAACGACAGCTTCAGTTACCTGTTGGCGGCCATCACCCTGGGAGTGGGTTATGGCCTGACCTATTCAGTGATCAACGGCCTGGCAGCCAATGAGGCTCCAGCGGGCACTACCTCCCAGGCACTGCTGCTGTTCAGCTTGTCGTACTTTATCGGGGTGTTCGGCTTTCCGTTGCTGGCCGGCAAGGTCATCGTCGAATACGGCATGCCGACCCTGTTGATGAGCGTGGTGGCCGTGGCTTCGTTCAACTGGCTGATCACCGTAGGGCGGCTGATCTGGCGCCGTGTCTCGCCACATAAAATCTTACAAGCAGCGTAG
- the araG gene encoding L-arabinose ABC transporter ATP-binding protein AraG has product MNTAAAESLRFNGIGKEFPGVKALAQISFEARPHSVHALMGENGAGKSTLLKILGGFYPPNSGSLQLGERSVSFKSAADSIANGIAVIHQELQLVPEMTVAENLLLGHMPSRWGVVNRGAMVRKARELLKGLADEIDPNVRLGSLSLGQRQLVEIAKAMSRNAHVIAFDEPTSSLSAREIERLMVIIARLRDEGRVILYVSHRMEEVFRICDAVTVFKDGRFVRTFEDMQQLNVDQLVNCMVGRDIQDIYNYRPREHFGEALRVEGLLGPGLQEPVSLKVDKGEILGLFGLVGAGRTELLRLLAGLSRSVQGALVLHGQAQTFKSPRDAIAAGVLLCPEDRKKEGIVPRASVAENINISARRDHARFGWLIQGGWERDNAQRQISAMNVRTPSADQPILYLSGGNQQKAILGRWLSMPMKVLLLDEPTRGIDIGAKSEIYQIIHNLAASGIAVIVVSSDLMEVMGISDRILVMSEGALTGELTRDQADEARLLQLALPRTRD; this is encoded by the coding sequence ATGAACACCGCCGCAGCAGAAAGCCTGCGCTTCAACGGTATCGGCAAGGAGTTTCCCGGGGTGAAAGCCCTGGCGCAGATCAGCTTTGAAGCGCGGCCCCATTCGGTGCATGCGCTGATGGGCGAGAACGGCGCGGGCAAGTCGACCTTGCTGAAAATCCTCGGCGGTTTCTATCCGCCCAACAGCGGCAGTTTGCAGTTGGGCGAGCGCAGCGTCAGTTTCAAATCGGCGGCAGACAGCATCGCCAATGGCATCGCCGTGATCCACCAGGAACTGCAACTGGTGCCGGAAATGACCGTCGCCGAAAACCTGCTGCTGGGGCATATGCCGTCGCGCTGGGGCGTGGTCAATCGCGGGGCGATGGTGCGCAAGGCGCGAGAATTGCTCAAAGGCCTGGCAGACGAAATCGACCCGAACGTGCGCCTCGGCAGCCTGTCCCTCGGCCAACGGCAGTTGGTGGAAATTGCCAAAGCCATGTCGCGCAATGCTCATGTGATTGCCTTCGACGAACCCACCAGCAGCCTCTCGGCCCGGGAGATCGAGCGGTTGATGGTGATCATCGCCCGGCTGCGGGACGAAGGCCGGGTGATCCTTTATGTGTCCCATCGCATGGAAGAAGTGTTCCGAATTTGCGATGCGGTGACGGTGTTCAAGGACGGGCGCTTTGTGCGCACGTTTGAGGACATGCAGCAGTTGAACGTCGATCAATTGGTCAACTGCATGGTCGGGCGCGATATCCAGGACATCTACAACTACCGGCCTCGCGAGCATTTTGGCGAGGCGTTGCGGGTCGAGGGTTTGCTCGGGCCGGGGTTGCAGGAACCGGTGAGCCTGAAGGTTGATAAGGGCGAGATTCTTGGGCTGTTCGGTTTGGTCGGGGCAGGGCGCACGGAGCTGTTGCGACTGTTGGCCGGCCTGTCTCGCAGCGTGCAGGGCGCGCTGGTGTTGCATGGCCAGGCGCAGACGTTCAAGTCGCCACGGGATGCGATTGCGGCGGGTGTGTTGCTGTGTCCGGAAGACCGCAAGAAGGAAGGCATCGTGCCTCGCGCCAGCGTCGCCGAGAACATCAACATCAGCGCCCGCCGCGACCATGCCCGCTTCGGCTGGCTGATCCAGGGCGGCTGGGAGCGGGACAACGCCCAACGGCAAATCAGCGCGATGAACGTGCGCACGCCGTCAGCGGATCAACCGATTTTGTACCTCTCCGGCGGTAACCAGCAGAAGGCTATTTTAGGTCGCTGGCTGTCGATGCCGATGAAGGTCCTGCTGCTGGATGAGCCGACTCGCGGTATCGACATCGGGGCCAAATCCGAGATCTACCAGATCATCCACAACCTGGCCGCCAGCGGTATTGCGGTGATTGTGGTGTCCAGCGACCTGATGGAAGTGATGGGCATCTCCGACCGCATCCTGGTGATGAGTGAAGGTGCCCTGACCGGCGAATTGACCCGCGATCAAGCGGACGAAGCACGGCTGCTGCAATTGGCGCTTCCGCGTACGCGGGACTGA